Within Romboutsia sp. CE17, the genomic segment TTCATATTTTTATTCTTTTAGGAAGTTTATGCCACTATATAGCAGTATTTGAATATGTAATATAAAATAAGTTAATATAAATAATGTACCCTGTCGGTAAAGTCGACGGGGTATTTTTATAGATAAATAAAATGATATATAATACTGATTTGATATTAAATATTAGGGTAAAATTATATAAATTGTAAAATTTAAAATAAATATTAAAAATATCAAGGGGTATTTTATGAAATATAGAACGAAAAGAGGAAGTGTAGGTAGACCACTGGTAATAAAAAAGCTAAAAAGACCAGAAGGTACAATAACCATAAGATATAAAAAGATAAGAGAAAATAGGTTTGCTAAAGATATTATAAATATGATAAATGATGGAAAAAAATATGATGAGATAGCAAAAAATTTAGGTATTACAAAACAAGAAGTAATAACAATAAACCAAAATAATACACTGAGACATGGAAGTAAAATTAATAAAGCAAATATAAAGGATATGATAAACTTAGGGCTTACGACTAAAGAAATAAGTAAAATATATAGATGTAAGGAAAGTGCTGTAATAGCAATTTTAAGAAATATAGACTTAAAGAACAATATAAAATATGAAAAGGAAATAGATATTTCTATAAGTGTTAGAGATATGCTTAATAAAGGATTTAATTTTAATGATATATCTAAAGAGTTAAATATAAAGAGGTATAATCTTTTTAGTGTTTATAATAAATACTTTAAAGTATATAGTAGTGAAGTTATTGACTTTGATATTATTGATAAGCTTTTAAATATTAAATTGAATTATAGTGATATATCAAGATTTTATAATATACCTAAAGAGTATTTAATGATGATTATAAAGATGAATGAAGAACATAAACTTGAAAGAAGTAAGAAGAAGGAAAAGAAAGTTATAATAGATGAAGAAGATATATTAACGAAGTCTTATAAGGCAAGTGATATAGATTTTTATTCTAGTAAATATATTAGATAGACATTGATATATTAAATAATTATATTATTGTTTAATATATCAATGTCTATCTAATATATTTTTTCTACAAGTTATAATAAAAAATTATTAATATACAAAAAAATATAAAGTATAATATTATTAATAATAAATAATACCAAATTATTAAATACAGATAAATATTATTAGGGGATAGGAATAGAATTTTATTATTATAAAGGGGTACATCAATGTTAAAAGTAAATATATTAAAGTATTTAAATGATAAAACTGAAAACTATATTAAAGATAAGAATAATGAGGAATATACTGCTCAATATATATCAGATATATTTGGTGTAAAAAGAAATACTATTAGTCATTATATAAACCAAATGATTGATGAAGGAAAAGTTATAAAAATAAATACAAGACCAGTATATTTTTTTCACAAAGATAGCTTTGAAAGAAGATTTTTTAAAATATCCAAGAATACGTTTTCTAGTATTGAAGAATTATTTAATGAATATAGTGAAGATGAGAATAAAGATGATATTT encodes:
- a CDS encoding hemolysin III family protein, producing MYGLKPKALRFKNLGFHEIFHIFILLGSLCHYIAVFEYVI